The following are encoded together in the Macadamia integrifolia cultivar HAES 741 chromosome 10, SCU_Mint_v3, whole genome shotgun sequence genome:
- the LOC122091537 gene encoding putative disease resistance protein RGA3, whose product MVDALVSIVIQQLAVIVENEIQQKVPLVIGVEKDINKEASEDDSVRVWLQKLKDVAYDIDDVLDELKTEILKSQILGADDDDACMISLTKKKIGLHRDISHRIKEINERVDEIASLRDKFHFIETTTSRNEIIKYDEPSRRSLESSSLVDVSEVFGRDEDKILILSKLLNECSQQEMVSDQVLIISIVGIPSLGKTTLAHLAFHDDSVKNHFSKRMWIHVSKTFDKVKVAINIINEIGGNIVPQSDSITWEDVHRKLTSSVVGKNFLLVLDDVWNEDPMKWDPLRLSLNRGSHKSRIIVTTCNENVAYMMRTTYIHELGKLSDEACWSLLRHYAFVGRQDEEREKLKEISLELTKKCSGLPLSAKILGSLLSFKKSKQDWQYVLESDVWRVVSSIEKTVLSALLLSYNNLPSHLKQCFAHCSIISKDCLFEKLPTIREWIAQGFLSDSLGESSEDLAMVGEEYFNNLVMRSFFQKHIRYSKGRAEYYQMHDLVHDFANSLVEKEFFALTTKDTNALKFSFSRPRHLSLLIKGTSTIPSVIYKAKGLRTLKIYGGHIPTVSSDLFCHLTCLRTLNLDETYLEELPNEIGKLIHLRCLSLSKGRFKELPKTVENLPNLHILTLYRCRYLSKLPKGIGRLVNLKDLDLTECLRLSYLPEGIGRLSKLYSLSDFIIGGVEKGECKIGELKDLNFLKGSLRIIGVGRVENRNEAKMACLEHKKHLRALYLYCNQYTGVSLVDIDEEADYEAGHGGGEEVSAGDMSGDMSLREMEDVLESVQSDPDLEEDEVVGREMSLRKMEDVLESLQPHPNLEKLIIRDYLGGGFPNWMGNHANFMIFYDLIFLELTNCRNCKKLLVYDVLVAFLQKLPVILGKLTSLETLVIVGMDKEWDVRLQENEGKEFMPCLQYLILAVLPNLRLFPPHLSQATSLKKLFIWDCPKLICMPSSPSSHLFPHVEEMILKMNTGSFSKSLVPHNHTFFPNLKLLRMRQSPYSSLPEGLRKLTLLEVLDIRTGSKIKSMPEKLQYLTALQELTIMRCPSLKRRCQKEKGEDWNKISHIPSIVIDGEKIK is encoded by the exons ATGGTTGATGCTTTGGTTTCCATCGTCATCCAGCAATTGGCTGTGATTGTCGAAAACGAGATCCAGCAAAAGGTTCCGCTGGTCATTGGTGTGGAAAAGGATATCAACAA AGAAGCAAGTGAGGATGATTCAGTGCGGGTATGGTTACAAAAGCTGAAAGACGTAGCTTATGACATTGATGATGTGTTGGATGAGTTGAAGACTGAAATTCTCAAATCACAAATATTGGGAGCTGATGATGACGATGCTTGCATGATCAGCCTTACTAAGAAG AAAATTGGCTTGCATCGTGACATTAGTCATAGGATAAAGGAGATAAATGAAAGGGTAGATGAAATTGCAAGTTTGCGagataaatttcattttattgaaACTACTACTTCTAGAAATGAAATCATCAAATATGATGAGCCAAGCAGGAGGAGTCTAGAAAGTAGCTCCCTCGTTGATGTCTCGGAAGTATTTGGTCGTGATGAGGATAAAATTCTCATATTGAGCAAGTTGCTAAACGAGTGCAGTCAACAAGAAATGGTTTCTGATCAAGTTCTCATAATCTCCATTGTGGGCATTCCCAGTTTGGGCAAAACAACACTTGCCCATCTTGCATTCCATGATGATAGTGTGAAGAACCATTTCAGTAAGAGAATGTGGATACATGTGTCCAAAACTTTTGATAAAGTGAAGGTTGCCATCaatattattaatgaaattggTGGTAATATTGTCCCCCAAAGTGACAGTATTACATGGGAAGATGTACATCGTAAATTGACTAGTTCTGTTGTTGGGAAGAATTTTCTACTCGTGCTAGACGATGTCTGGAATGAGGATCCTATGAAGTGGGATCCATTGAGGCTTTCTCTCAATCGTGGTTCTCACAAAAGTAGAATTATTGTCACAACATGCAATGAAAATGTTGCTTACATGATGCGTACAACATATATCCATGAATTAGGAAAATTGTCTGATGAAGCTTGTTGGTCTTTATTGAGACACTATGCTTTTGTTGGAAGGCAAGACGAAGAGCGTGAAAAGTTGAAAGAAATTAGCTTGGAACTCACAAAGAAGTGTAGTGGTTTGCCACTTTCTGCAAAGATTTTAGGGAGTCTTTTGTCCTTCAAAAAGTCAAAACAAGATTGGCAATATGTGTTGGAAAGTGATGTATGGAGGGTTGTATCAAGCATTGAAAAAACAGTCTTGTCTGCTCTGTTACTAAGCTATAACAATTTGCCCTCTCATTTGAAACAATGCTTTGCACATTGTTCAATCATCTCCAAAGATTGTTTATTTGAAAAATTACCTACAATCAGAGAATGGATTGCACAAGGATTTCTTAGTGACAGTTTGGGAGAAAGCAGTGAAGATTTAGCTATGGTTGGTGAAGAGTACTTCAATAATTTGGTCATGCgttcattttttcaaaaacacaTTAGATATTCAAAAGGTAGAGCTGAATATTACCAAATGCATGATCTTGTCCATGATTTTGCAAACTCCCTTGTAGAGAAAGAATTCTTTGCTTTGACGACGAAAGATACTAATGCTTTGAAATTCAGTTTTAGTCGACCACGTCATTTATCTCTATTAATAAAAGGGACAAGTACAATTCCATCTGTTATTTACAAGGCAAAGGGTCTTCGCACTCTTAAAATATATGGAGGACATATTCCTACAGTTTCTTCTGATTTATTTTGTCACTTAACGTGTTTAAGGACACTAAATTTGGATGAGACATATCTTGAAGAGCTTCCAAATGAGATAGGAAAGTTGATACATCTAAGGTGCCTTAGCTTGTCCAAGGGAAGGTTTAAAGAACTACCTAAAACAGTGGAAAATCTGCCCAATTTGCATATATTAACCCTTTACAGATGCAGATATCTTTCCAAACTACCTAAAGGTATTGGGAGATTGGTCAATTTGAAAGATCTTGATCTGACAGAATGTCTCCGATTAAGCTACCTACCAGAAGGGATTGGGAGATTAAGCAAACTATATAGTTTGTCAGACTTCATTATTGGTGGGGTGGAGAAAGGAGAATGTAAGATTGGAGAACTAAAAGACCTTAACTTTCTCAAAGGTTCTCTACGCATAATAGGTGTGGGGAGAGTTGAAAATCGAAATGAGGCTAAGATGGCATGCTTGGAGCATAAGAAACACCTTAGGGCACTGTATCTCTATTGTAATCAGTATACGGGTGTTTCACTAGTAGACATTGATGAAGAAGCAGATTATGAAGCAggacatggaggaggagaagaagttTCTGCAGGAGATATGTCAGGAGATATGTCTTTGAGGGAGATGGAAGATGTGTTGGAAAGTGTCCAATCAGATCCAGaccttgaagaagatgaagttgtTGGAAGAGAAATGTCGTTAAGGAAGATGGAAGATGTGCTGGAAAGTCTCCAACCACatccaaatcttgagaaacTAATAATTAGGGACTATCTTGGTGGAGGGTTCCCTAATTGGATGGGTAATCATGCAAACTTCATGATTTTCTATGATCTGATTTTCTTGGAACTCACTAATTGCAGAAACTGTAAgaaattgttggtgtatgatgtctt ggttgcgtttctacagaaaTTGCCTGTGATTCTAGGGAAACTAACATCCCTTGAAACCCTTGTAATTGTTGGAATGGATAAG GAGTGGGATGTGAGACTACAAGAAAATGAAGGGAAAGAGTTCATGCCGTGTCTCCAGTATCTTATTCTTGCAGTATTGCCCAATTTAAGGTTGTTTCCACCACACCTTAGCCAGGCTACATCCTTGAAGAAATTGTTCATATGGGATTGTCCAAAGTTGATTTGTATGCCATCATCTCCATCCTCCCATCTTTTTCCACATGTTGAGGAGATGATTTTAAAAATGAACACAGGTTCATTTTCGAAGTCATTAGTACCACACAACCACACGTTTTTCCCGAATCTCAAGTTGTTGCGTATGAGACAATCACCTTACTCGTCATTGCCTGAAGGCTTAAGGAAACTCACATTACTTGAGGTTCTGGATATTCGAACCGGTTCTAAGATCAAGTCAATGCCTGAGAAGTTGCAATATCTCACTGCACTCCAAGAGTTGACGATCATGAGGTGTCCTTCCTTGAAACGGCGTTGccaaaaggagaaaggagaagattgGAACAAGATATCCCACATCCCAAGTATCGTTATTGATGGTGAAAAGATCAAATGA